One genomic segment of Microbacterium sp. ProA8 includes these proteins:
- a CDS encoding SHOCT domain-containing protein, translated as MHILDAVTTAYEYQGFWGSFWDIIWWFLWIFFFMAYLFALFAVIGDLFRDHTLNGWWKAVWIIFLIFVPFLTLLVYLIARGNGMAQRSAKQAAELQSAQDAYIKSVAGSGGASAADEIAKAKGLLDAGTITQAEYDALKARALS; from the coding sequence GTGCACATCCTCGATGCCGTCACCACCGCATATGAGTACCAGGGCTTCTGGGGCTCCTTCTGGGACATCATCTGGTGGTTCCTCTGGATCTTCTTCTTCATGGCGTACCTGTTCGCGCTGTTCGCCGTCATCGGCGACCTGTTCCGCGACCACACGCTGAACGGGTGGTGGAAGGCGGTCTGGATCATCTTCCTGATCTTCGTCCCGTTCCTGACGCTGCTCGTCTACCTGATCGCCCGCGGCAACGGCATGGCCCAGCGCAGCGCGAAGCAGGCGGCCGAGCTGCAGAGCGCGCAGGACGCCTACATCAAGTCCGTGGCGGGCTCCGGCGGCGCCAGCGCTGCCGACGAGATCGCCAAGGCCAAGGGTCTGCTGGACGCCGGCACGATCACGCAGGCCGAGTACGACGCGCTGAAGGCCCGGGCGCTGAGCTGA
- a CDS encoding DEAD/DEAH box helicase, whose protein sequence is MTTFAELGVDQDIVEALAVKGIVDAFPIQEQTIPLGLPGQDIIGQAKTGTGKTFGFGIPVVQRLGPTPAPGVKALIVVPTRELCVQVYEDMDMLTSGRPTSVVAIYGGKAYEGQIDQLKAGAQIVVGTPGRLIDLNNQRLLDLSHATEVVLDEADKMLDLGFLPDIEKIFSKVPAIRHTQLFSATMPGPIVALARRFMSNPIHIRATDPDEGLTQANIKHLVYRAHSLDKDEVIARILQAEGRGKSVIFTRTKRAAQKLVDELNDRGFNAGAVHGDMSQEARERSMAGFKAGKKDVLIATDVAARGIDVDDVTHVINHTIPDDEKAYLHRAGRTGRAGKTGIAVTFVDWDDLHKWALINRALEFGQPEPVETYSSSPHLFTDLDIPAGTKGRIVTAPKTQAVRVQPERATDAAAEVETNGQAPARRRRRRRGGDAERVGSTFEPLEGAGSAPSENGTTSPDGDRSTEGGGTHDGGGKEHHDGKPAPRRRRRRRGGSGGGSAPAGGATVGA, encoded by the coding sequence GTGACGACCTTCGCCGAACTCGGCGTTGATCAGGACATCGTCGAGGCTCTTGCCGTAAAAGGCATCGTCGACGCGTTCCCCATCCAGGAGCAGACCATCCCCCTCGGCCTTCCCGGCCAGGACATCATCGGCCAGGCCAAGACCGGCACCGGCAAGACGTTCGGCTTCGGCATCCCCGTCGTCCAGCGTCTCGGACCCACCCCGGCGCCCGGCGTCAAGGCGCTCATCGTGGTGCCGACCCGCGAGCTGTGCGTCCAGGTCTACGAAGACATGGACATGCTGACGTCGGGCCGGCCGACGAGCGTCGTCGCCATCTACGGCGGCAAGGCCTACGAGGGCCAGATCGACCAGCTGAAGGCCGGCGCGCAGATCGTCGTGGGCACCCCGGGGCGCCTCATCGACCTGAACAACCAGCGCCTCCTCGACCTCTCGCACGCGACCGAGGTCGTGCTCGACGAGGCCGACAAGATGCTCGACCTCGGCTTCCTGCCCGACATCGAGAAGATCTTCTCGAAGGTGCCGGCCATCCGTCACACGCAGCTCTTCTCGGCCACGATGCCCGGCCCGATCGTCGCCCTCGCGCGCCGGTTCATGTCGAACCCCATCCACATCCGCGCGACCGATCCCGACGAGGGCCTCACGCAGGCGAACATCAAGCACCTCGTCTACCGGGCGCACTCGCTGGACAAGGACGAGGTCATCGCGCGCATCCTGCAGGCCGAGGGTCGCGGCAAGTCCGTCATCTTCACCCGCACCAAGCGCGCCGCCCAGAAGCTCGTCGACGAGCTGAACGATCGCGGCTTCAACGCCGGCGCCGTGCACGGCGACATGAGCCAGGAGGCGCGCGAGCGCTCGATGGCGGGCTTCAAGGCGGGCAAGAAGGACGTGCTCATCGCCACCGACGTGGCCGCGCGCGGCATCGACGTCGACGACGTCACGCACGTCATCAACCACACCATCCCCGACGACGAGAAGGCGTACCTGCACCGCGCCGGTCGCACCGGCCGTGCCGGCAAGACCGGCATCGCGGTCACCTTCGTGGACTGGGACGACCTGCACAAGTGGGCCCTCATCAACCGTGCGCTCGAGTTCGGTCAGCCGGAGCCCGTCGAGACGTACTCCTCGAGCCCGCACCTGTTCACCGATCTCGACATCCCGGCCGGCACGAAGGGGCGCATCGTGACCGCCCCGAAGACCCAGGCCGTCCGCGTGCAGCCCGAGCGGGCGACGGATGCCGCAGCCGAGGTCGAGACGAACGGACAGGCCCCCGCGCGCCGGCGTCGTCGGCGCCGCGGCGGTGACGCCGAGCGCGTCGGCTCGACGTTCGAGCCGCTCGAAGGCGCAGGTTCCGCCCCGTCGGAGAACGGCACGACGTCCCCGGACGGCGACCGCTCGACCGAGGGCGGCGGCACGCACGACGGCGGCGGCAAGGAGCACCACGACGGAAAGCCCGCGCCCCGCCGGCGCCGGCGTCGCCGTGGCGGCAGCGGCGGAGGGTCCGCCCCCGCGGGCGGCGCCACGGTCGGCGCCTGA
- a CDS encoding PHP domain-containing protein: MPGSQRFEGPSDLHLHSANSDGTQPPAEVMASAHRHGVRTAALTDHDTTSGWAEAADAATSLGMTFVPGMELSARHEWRSVHVLAYLPDPDEPALRAETTRIRSSRLDRARLMADRISRDYDVVWDDILEQTTDGATVGRPHIADALVARGLVRDRAEAFAGILNPGGDYYVALYAPDPVTAVGLVAGAGGVPVIAHPAGRAGLLPQRLMERMLDAGLAGFELGHRENRDPALTTLRELCRERDLIVTGSSDYHGLGKPNQPGENTTTDEMVARIIARATGNAPVYP; encoded by the coding sequence ATGCCCGGCTCCCAGCGCTTCGAAGGACCGAGCGATCTGCATCTGCACTCGGCGAACTCCGACGGCACGCAGCCCCCGGCCGAGGTGATGGCGTCCGCCCACCGGCACGGGGTGCGGACCGCGGCGCTGACCGACCACGACACGACGTCGGGGTGGGCCGAGGCGGCGGATGCGGCGACCTCGCTCGGCATGACGTTCGTGCCCGGCATGGAGCTGTCGGCGCGCCACGAATGGCGGAGCGTTCACGTGCTGGCGTACCTGCCCGATCCCGACGAGCCGGCACTGCGGGCTGAGACCACCCGCATCCGCTCGTCGCGGCTCGATCGCGCACGGCTCATGGCCGACCGGATCTCCCGCGACTACGACGTGGTGTGGGACGACATCCTCGAGCAGACGACCGACGGCGCGACCGTCGGCCGCCCGCACATCGCCGACGCCCTCGTGGCGCGGGGCCTCGTGCGCGATCGGGCGGAGGCCTTCGCCGGAATACTGAACCCCGGCGGCGACTACTACGTCGCGCTGTACGCCCCCGATCCGGTGACCGCCGTGGGGCTCGTCGCCGGCGCCGGGGGAGTGCCCGTCATCGCCCACCCCGCGGGCCGGGCCGGGCTGCTGCCCCAGCGGCTGATGGAGCGGATGCTGGATGCCGGCCTCGCGGGCTTCGAACTGGGACACCGCGAGAACCGGGACCCCGCGCTCACCACCCTGCGGGAGCTCTGCCGGGAACGCGATCTCATCGTCACCGGCTCGAGCGACTACCACGGCCTGGGAAAGCCCAATCAGCCGGGCGAGAACACCACCACCGACGAGATGGTCGCGCGCATCATCGCGCGGGCGACCGGAAACGCCCCCGTCTACCCGTGA